One window of the Mytilus galloprovincialis chromosome 14, xbMytGall1.hap1.1, whole genome shotgun sequence genome contains the following:
- the LOC143058265 gene encoding uncharacterized protein LOC143058265, with translation MPQKKQYLQESLDKAIGAVNSNKLSISKAATEYGVPRTTISDHVNGKYDNHLNGPSKMLTDEEETSLINYVKYMAERGFPLTRRMLKAFVISIIEKSGRSTLFNMEKGPSNKWVNKLLNRHLELSEKLPEQQDKARRRMSNVTVVDQYFKLLVDTVDSLGLTNKPNQIFNCDESGFSGKEKSKEKVLTLKGSHSYQQKVLVHGHITVHMCIAADGHVLPSFLIFDGCLPHRSFKDGVPDNWLYGSSESGYMDTQLFENWFDKVFIPFCGTRRPVLLIFDNHDSHISIDLIEKAKANNIHIIGLPPHTTHLLQPLDVAIFGPLKEKVNQLSVTLGNLNKCATIGKAKFPALLSTAIDQTTTLARVKESFRKSGMYPVDRSIIPNSQLAPADFNKSEKTNKETTDVDTTTITSNELQESTILCHCCGNTISYVKEIEMSINEPTENPLVTKNLIPRSLADVLLPPANPSLAKKTSSKIITEARVITGDEMLQKLQSKRDEAVKLAEEKEERKTERARKKEEAEVLKEAKKEERERKKRDREIRDTEKEEERERKRQKKEEKRNMQQCNQQITAEFHQYATCTKSSVDMVDNRRSTRVKTPLIREEFLQFDSDMEIIETMEE, from the exons ATGCCACAAAAAAAGCAATACCTGCAGGAGTCCCTTGATAAGGCCATTGGTGCAGTAAATTCAAACAAATTAAGTATTTCTAAAGCAGCTACAGAATATGGGGTACCAAGGACAACCATATCAGACCATGTCAATGGAAAGTATGACAACCATTTGAATGGACCTTCAAAGATGCTGACAGATGAGGAAGAAACATCTTTAATAAACTACGTCAAGTATATGGCAGAGAGAGGTTTTCCTTTGACAAGAAGAATGTTAAAAGCATTCGTAATTTCTATCATTGAGAAATCAGGTAGATCAACTTTATTCAATATGGAAAAAGGTCCTAGTAACAAATGGGTCAACAAACTTCTAAACAGACACCTTGAATTGTCGGAAAAGTTACCAGAACAGCAGGACAAAGCCAGGAGACGCATGTCTAATGTCACTGTGGTTGACCAATATTTCAAGTTGCTAGTGGACACAGTCGACTCTTTAGGATTAACAAATAAACCCAACCAGATATTTAACTGTGACGAGTCTGGCTTCAGTGGTAAAGAAAAAAGTAAGGAAAAAGTTTTAACACTAAAAGGGTCACACAGCTACCAACAAAAAGTATTAGTCCATGGTCACATTACAGTTCACATGTGCATAGCAGCGGATGGACATGTCCTCCCTTCATTTCTGATTTTTGATGGTTGCCTGCCTCATAGGAGCTTTAAGGATGGTGTTCCAGATAACTGGTTATATGGATCCTCTGAATCCGGGTACATGGATACCCAGTTGTTTGAAAACTGGTTCGACAAAGTTTTCATACCATTCTGTGGAACAAGAAGACCAGTACTGCTGATTTTTGATAACCACGATTCCCATATCAGTATTGACCTGATAGAGAAGGCCAAAGCTAACAACATTCACATAATTGGTTTACCACCTCATACTACACATCTGCTGCAGCCACTGGATGTTGCCATCTTTGGACCTCTAAAAGAAAAAGTGAACCAATTATCAGTTACCTTGGGAAACCTGAACAAGTGTGCCACCATAGGCAAAGCCAAGTTTCCTGCTTTATTAag CACTGCAATTGACCAGACTACAACACTAGCAAGGGTCAAAGAGTCTTTCAGGAAATCAGGAATGTATCCTGTAGACAGATCCATAATTCCAAATTCACAACTTGCGCCTGCCGACTTCAACAAATCTGAAAAGACAAATAAAGAAACTACAGATGTAGATACAACAACAATCACCAGTAATG AGCTCCAGGAATCAACAATTCTTTGTCACTGTTGTGGCAACACTATCTCCTATGTTAAAGAAATAGAGATGAGCATAAATGAACCAACTGAAAATCCCCTTGTAACAAAAAACTTAATTCCAAGAAGTTTAGCAGATGTGCTGTTACCTCCAGCAAATCCATCTCTAGCAAAAAAAACTTCTAGTAAAATCATTACAGAAGCCAGGGTAATAACAGGGGATGAAATGCTTCAAAAACTACAGTCAAAGCGTGATGAGGCAGTAAAGTTggcagaagaaaaagaagaaagaaaaacagaaagaGCTAGAAAAAAGGAAGAAGCTGAAGTTTTGAAGGAAgcaaagaaagaagaaagagaaagaaagaaaagagaCAGAGAAATAAGAGACACCGAAAAGGAAGAGGAAAGAGAGAGGAAGAGACAGAAGAaggaagaaaaaagaaatatgcaGCAATGTAACCAACAAATCACTGCTGAATTCCACCAGTATGCTACATGTACTAAATCATCTGTAGACATGGTAGATAATAGAAGAAGTACCAGAGTAAAGACCCCTTTAATAAGGGAagaatttttacaatttgatagCGATATGGAGATTATAGAGACAATGGAAGAATAA